A single genomic interval of Adhaeribacter pallidiroseus harbors:
- a CDS encoding UDP-N-acetylmuramoyl-L-alanyl-D-glutamate--2,6-diaminopimelate ligase: MAELENILKKVTVVRLIGPNDVAVQGLTFDSRMVVAGTAFFAIKGVQADGHGFISKAVEKGAVVIVCEILPEELAPQVTYVQVKDTSEALALMAAEFYGNPSQKLQLVGVTGTNGKTTCVTLLHKLFRELGYNVGMLSTVQNQINEKVLPATHTTPDAINLNILLQQMVEAGCTHCFMEVSSHALVQHRVTGLTFAGGIFTNITHDHLDYHKTFDEYIRAKKLFFDMLPAKAFALTNADDKRGAVMLQNTQASDHEYSLRKATEFKARILDNSIQGLHLEIEGNEIWFKLIGAFNAYNILAVYGAAVLLGEDPHEVLTVLSSLTSAAGRFDYLVSDTQITGIVDYAHTPDALENVLQTIQQIRNPKQQVITLVGCGGNRDATKRPIMADIACKLSERVILTSDNPRFEDPQEIINQMQQGVKPLDFKKTLSIVDRKEAIKTACALANKGDIILVAGKGHETYQEIKGVKYDFDDKKILQEMFTQMGK; the protein is encoded by the coding sequence ATGGCGGAATTAGAAAACATTTTAAAAAAAGTAACCGTCGTTCGGCTTATTGGCCCGAACGACGTTGCTGTTCAGGGGCTCACCTTCGATTCGCGGATGGTAGTTGCCGGTACGGCTTTTTTTGCCATTAAAGGCGTACAAGCCGATGGTCATGGATTCATCTCCAAAGCGGTAGAAAAAGGAGCGGTCGTAATTGTTTGCGAAATATTGCCCGAGGAGCTGGCGCCGCAGGTTACGTACGTGCAGGTAAAAGACACCAGCGAAGCCCTTGCTTTAATGGCCGCCGAATTTTACGGTAATCCCTCCCAAAAATTACAACTGGTAGGAGTAACTGGTACCAACGGTAAAACTACTTGCGTTACTTTGCTGCATAAGTTGTTCCGGGAATTAGGGTATAACGTGGGCATGCTTTCTACGGTGCAAAACCAAATTAACGAAAAAGTATTACCCGCTACCCACACCACCCCGGATGCCATTAATTTAAACATTTTGTTGCAGCAAATGGTGGAAGCTGGTTGTACGCACTGCTTCATGGAAGTAAGCTCGCACGCCTTGGTACAACACCGCGTAACGGGCTTAACTTTTGCCGGTGGCATTTTTACCAACATCACCCACGATCACCTGGATTACCACAAAACGTTCGACGAGTACATCCGGGCGAAAAAGTTGTTTTTTGATATGCTTCCGGCCAAAGCATTTGCTTTAACAAACGCCGATGATAAACGGGGAGCCGTGATGCTGCAAAATACCCAAGCCAGTGACCATGAATACTCTTTGCGGAAAGCAACTGAATTCAAGGCGCGTATTCTGGATAATTCGATCCAAGGCTTGCATTTAGAGATAGAAGGCAACGAGATTTGGTTTAAGCTGATCGGGGCCTTTAATGCTTACAATATTTTGGCGGTTTACGGGGCAGCTGTTTTATTGGGCGAAGATCCGCACGAAGTACTAACTGTTTTATCCAGCTTAACCTCAGCGGCTGGTCGCTTTGATTATTTGGTATCGGATACCCAGATTACCGGAATTGTGGATTATGCCCACACGCCGGATGCCTTGGAAAACGTTTTGCAAACCATCCAGCAAATCCGGAACCCTAAACAGCAAGTTATTACCTTAGTAGGTTGCGGTGGCAACCGCGATGCCACCAAGCGCCCCATTATGGCCGATATAGCCTGCAAGCTCAGCGAACGGGTAATATTAACCTCGGATAATCCGCGCTTTGAAGATCCCCAGGAAATTATTAACCAAATGCAGCAAGGGGTAAAGCCCTTAGATTTTAAAAAAACCTTATCTATCGTGGATCGCAAAGAAGCTATTAAAACAGCGTGCGCTCTGGCTAATAAAGGGGATATTATTTTGGTAGCGGGCAAAGGCCACGAAACTTACCAGGAAATAAAAGGCGTAAAATACGATTTCGACGATAAGAAAATTTTGCAGGAAATGTTTACCCAAATGGGAAAATAA